A single window of Sparus aurata chromosome 12, fSpaAur1.1, whole genome shotgun sequence DNA harbors:
- the klhl8 gene encoding kelch-like protein 8 isoform X1 codes for MAPGDVVPDHAKQLKSKEKRPGNRTSKADCEPDGSFVFEAHEAWKDFHNSLRHFYEVGELCDVTLKVGSRLIPCHKLVLACVIPYFRAMFLSEMSEAKQELIEIKDFDGDAIQDLVHFAYSSKLTLTVDNVQPLLYAACILQVELVARACCEYMKAHFHPTNCLAVRTFAESHNRVDLMDMADRYACEHFTEVVECEDFTCVSPQHLRTLLSSSELNIHSETQVYNAAVKWLKANPQHHEAWLDQIMSQVRLPLLPVEFLTGTVAKEEMIKGNLSCRDLMDEARNYHLHLSNKVVLDFEYTVRTIPRKHTAAALNGTFLVGVLFCVGGRGGSGDPFRSIECYSITKNSWFFGPEMNSRRRHVGVISVGGKVYAVGGHDGNEHLGNMEMFDPLTNKWMMKASMNTKRRGIALAALGGPIYAIGGLDDNSCFNDVERYDIESDSWSAVAPMNTPRGGVGSVALGSYVYAVGGNDGVASLSSVERFNPHLNKWTEVSEMGQRRAGNGVSKLNGCLYVVGGFDDNSPLSSVERFDPRMHRWEYVSELTTPRGGVGVATVMGRVYAVGGHNGNIYLNTVEAFEPRMNRWELVGSVSHCRAGAGVAVCSSHVSQIRDVGQGSSNVANCM; via the exons ATGGCACCCGGGGATGTGGTGCCAGACCATGCGAAGCAGCTGAAGTCCAAGGAGAAGCGACCTGGAAACAGGACCTCGAAAGCAGACTGTGAGCCTGACGGGTCCTTTGTCTTTGAGGCTCATGAGGCTTGGAAGGACTTCCATAACTCCCTCAGGCATTTCTATGAAGTAGGAGAGCTCTGTGACGTCACACTGAAG GTTGGCAGTAGGTTGATACCATGTCACAAGCTAGTGCTGGCTTGTGTGATACCGTACTTCAG GGCCATGTTCCTGTCAGAGATGTCTGAGGCTAAGCAGGAACTCATCGAGATCAAGGACTTTGACGGTGATGCCATTCAGGACCTGGTGCATTTCGCCTACTCCTCCAAGCTCACATTAACTGTTGACAATGTCCAGCCGCTGCTTTATGCTGCCTGCATCCTCCAG GTGGAACTGGTGGCGAGAGCCTGCTGTGAGTACATGAAGGCCCACTTTCATCCGACCAACTGCCTGGCAGTTCGTACCTTCGCCGAGAGCCACAACCGCGTGGACCTGATGGACATGGCCGACCGCTATGCCTGCGAACACTTCACTGAGGTAGTGGAATGTGAGGACTTTACATGCGTGTCCCCGCAGCACTTGCGCACTTTATTGTCCTCGAGTGAGCTCAACATCCACTCAGAGACACAGGTGTACAATGCAGCAGTGAAATGGCTAAAAGCAAACCCACAGCACCACGAGGCCTGGCTGGACCAGATCATGTCTCAG GTGCGCCTCCCTCTTCTCCCTGTCGAGTTCCTGACTGGAACAGTGGCCAAGGAGGAAATGATCAAAGGTAACCTGAGTTGTCGCGACCTGATGGATGAAGCCAGGAACTACCACCTGCACCTCAGCAACAAGGTGGTGCTGGACTTTGAGTATACAGTCCGCACAATACCCCggaaacacacagcag CAGCATTGAATGGTACGTTTTTGGTAG GTGTTTTGTTCTGTGTGGGCGGCCGGGGGGGTTCTGGTGACCCATTTCGCAGCATCGAGTGCTACTCCATCACTAAGAACAGCTGGTTCTTTGGCCCTGAAATGAACAGCAGACGAAGACACGTGGGGGTAATATCTGTAGGAG GTAAGGTTTATGCTGTTGGGGGCCATGATGGTAACGAACATTTAGGCAACATGGAGATGTTTGACCCCCTCACCAACAAGTGGATGATGAAGGCCTCCATGAACACAAAGAG GAGGGGTATAGCCCTGGCAGCTCTCGGCGGTCCTATCTATGCCATCGGAGGTCTGGATGACAACTCTTGCTTCAACGACGTGGAACGCTACGATATCGAAAGTGACAGCTGGAGCGCTGTGGCTCCGATGAACACACCCAGAGGAGGAGTGGGATCTGTGGCACTGGGG AGTTACGTGTATGCTGTGGGAGGCAATGATGGCGTGGCGTCACTGTCCAGTGTGGAGCGGTTTAACCCGCACCTCAACAAGTGGACGGAGGTCAGCGAGATGGGCCAACGACGGGCTGGAAATGGAGTCAGCAAACTCAATGGCTGCCTCTACGTCGTGG GTGGCTTTGATGACAATTCGCCCCTGAGCTCTGTAGAGCGCTTCGACCCACGAATGCATCGCTGGGAGTACGTGTCAGAGCTCACCACTCCTCGCGGGGGCGTCGGGGTGGCAACTGTGATGGGACGAGTGTACGCAGTCGGGGGTCACAATGGGAACATCTACCTGAACACAGTGGAGGCTTTTGAGCCCCGAATGAACAG ATGGGAGCTGGTGGGTTCGGTGTCTCACTGCCGTGCCGGAGCCGGAGTGGCCGTCTGTTCGTCTCATGTCAGCCAGATCAGGGACGTTGGCCAGGGCTCCAGCAACGTGGCCAACTGCATGTGA
- the klhl8 gene encoding kelch-like protein 8 isoform X3, which produces MAPGDVVPDHAKQLKSKEKRPGNRTSKADCEPDGSFVFEAHEAWKDFHNSLRHFYEVGELCDVTLKVGSRLIPCHKLVLACVIPYFRAMFLSEMSEAKQELIEIKDFDGDAIQDLVHFAYSSKLTLTVDNVQPLLYAACILQVELVARACCEYMKAHFHPTNCLAVRTFAESHNRVDLMDMADRYACEHFTEVRLPLLPVEFLTGTVAKEEMIKGNLSCRDLMDEARNYHLHLSNKVVLDFEYTVRTIPRKHTAAALNGTFLVGVLFCVGGRGGSGDPFRSIECYSITKNSWFFGPEMNSRRRHVGVISVGGKVYAVGGHDGNEHLGNMEMFDPLTNKWMMKASMNTKRRGIALAALGGPIYAIGGLDDNSCFNDVERYDIESDSWSAVAPMNTPRGGVGSVALGSYVYAVGGNDGVASLSSVERFNPHLNKWTEVSEMGQRRAGNGVSKLNGCLYVVGGFDDNSPLSSVERFDPRMHRWEYVSELTTPRGGVGVATVMGRVYAVGGHNGNIYLNTVEAFEPRMNRWELVGSVSHCRAGAGVAVCSSHVSQIRDVGQGSSNVANCM; this is translated from the exons ATGGCACCCGGGGATGTGGTGCCAGACCATGCGAAGCAGCTGAAGTCCAAGGAGAAGCGACCTGGAAACAGGACCTCGAAAGCAGACTGTGAGCCTGACGGGTCCTTTGTCTTTGAGGCTCATGAGGCTTGGAAGGACTTCCATAACTCCCTCAGGCATTTCTATGAAGTAGGAGAGCTCTGTGACGTCACACTGAAG GTTGGCAGTAGGTTGATACCATGTCACAAGCTAGTGCTGGCTTGTGTGATACCGTACTTCAG GGCCATGTTCCTGTCAGAGATGTCTGAGGCTAAGCAGGAACTCATCGAGATCAAGGACTTTGACGGTGATGCCATTCAGGACCTGGTGCATTTCGCCTACTCCTCCAAGCTCACATTAACTGTTGACAATGTCCAGCCGCTGCTTTATGCTGCCTGCATCCTCCAG GTGGAACTGGTGGCGAGAGCCTGCTGTGAGTACATGAAGGCCCACTTTCATCCGACCAACTGCCTGGCAGTTCGTACCTTCGCCGAGAGCCACAACCGCGTGGACCTGATGGACATGGCCGACCGCTATGCCTGCGAACACTTCACTGAG GTGCGCCTCCCTCTTCTCCCTGTCGAGTTCCTGACTGGAACAGTGGCCAAGGAGGAAATGATCAAAGGTAACCTGAGTTGTCGCGACCTGATGGATGAAGCCAGGAACTACCACCTGCACCTCAGCAACAAGGTGGTGCTGGACTTTGAGTATACAGTCCGCACAATACCCCggaaacacacagcag CAGCATTGAATGGTACGTTTTTGGTAG GTGTTTTGTTCTGTGTGGGCGGCCGGGGGGGTTCTGGTGACCCATTTCGCAGCATCGAGTGCTACTCCATCACTAAGAACAGCTGGTTCTTTGGCCCTGAAATGAACAGCAGACGAAGACACGTGGGGGTAATATCTGTAGGAG GTAAGGTTTATGCTGTTGGGGGCCATGATGGTAACGAACATTTAGGCAACATGGAGATGTTTGACCCCCTCACCAACAAGTGGATGATGAAGGCCTCCATGAACACAAAGAG GAGGGGTATAGCCCTGGCAGCTCTCGGCGGTCCTATCTATGCCATCGGAGGTCTGGATGACAACTCTTGCTTCAACGACGTGGAACGCTACGATATCGAAAGTGACAGCTGGAGCGCTGTGGCTCCGATGAACACACCCAGAGGAGGAGTGGGATCTGTGGCACTGGGG AGTTACGTGTATGCTGTGGGAGGCAATGATGGCGTGGCGTCACTGTCCAGTGTGGAGCGGTTTAACCCGCACCTCAACAAGTGGACGGAGGTCAGCGAGATGGGCCAACGACGGGCTGGAAATGGAGTCAGCAAACTCAATGGCTGCCTCTACGTCGTGG GTGGCTTTGATGACAATTCGCCCCTGAGCTCTGTAGAGCGCTTCGACCCACGAATGCATCGCTGGGAGTACGTGTCAGAGCTCACCACTCCTCGCGGGGGCGTCGGGGTGGCAACTGTGATGGGACGAGTGTACGCAGTCGGGGGTCACAATGGGAACATCTACCTGAACACAGTGGAGGCTTTTGAGCCCCGAATGAACAG ATGGGAGCTGGTGGGTTCGGTGTCTCACTGCCGTGCCGGAGCCGGAGTGGCCGTCTGTTCGTCTCATGTCAGCCAGATCAGGGACGTTGGCCAGGGCTCCAGCAACGTGGCCAACTGCATGTGA
- the klhl8 gene encoding kelch-like protein 8 isoform X2 translates to MAPGDVVPDHAKQLKSKEKRPGNRTSKADCEPDGSFVFEAHEAWKDFHNSLRHFYEVGELCDVTLKVGSRLIPCHKLVLACVIPYFRAMFLSEMSEAKQELIEIKDFDGDAIQDLVHFAYSSKLTLTVDNVQPLLYAACILQVELVARACCEYMKAHFHPTNCLAVRTFAESHNRVDLMDMADRYACEHFTEVVECEDFTCVSPQHLRTLLSSSELNIHSETQVYNAAVKWLKANPQHHEAWLDQIMSQVRLPLLPVEFLTGTVAKEEMIKGNLSCRDLMDEARNYHLHLSNKVVLDFEYTVRTIPRKHTAGVLFCVGGRGGSGDPFRSIECYSITKNSWFFGPEMNSRRRHVGVISVGGKVYAVGGHDGNEHLGNMEMFDPLTNKWMMKASMNTKRRGIALAALGGPIYAIGGLDDNSCFNDVERYDIESDSWSAVAPMNTPRGGVGSVALGSYVYAVGGNDGVASLSSVERFNPHLNKWTEVSEMGQRRAGNGVSKLNGCLYVVGGFDDNSPLSSVERFDPRMHRWEYVSELTTPRGGVGVATVMGRVYAVGGHNGNIYLNTVEAFEPRMNRWELVGSVSHCRAGAGVAVCSSHVSQIRDVGQGSSNVANCM, encoded by the exons ATGGCACCCGGGGATGTGGTGCCAGACCATGCGAAGCAGCTGAAGTCCAAGGAGAAGCGACCTGGAAACAGGACCTCGAAAGCAGACTGTGAGCCTGACGGGTCCTTTGTCTTTGAGGCTCATGAGGCTTGGAAGGACTTCCATAACTCCCTCAGGCATTTCTATGAAGTAGGAGAGCTCTGTGACGTCACACTGAAG GTTGGCAGTAGGTTGATACCATGTCACAAGCTAGTGCTGGCTTGTGTGATACCGTACTTCAG GGCCATGTTCCTGTCAGAGATGTCTGAGGCTAAGCAGGAACTCATCGAGATCAAGGACTTTGACGGTGATGCCATTCAGGACCTGGTGCATTTCGCCTACTCCTCCAAGCTCACATTAACTGTTGACAATGTCCAGCCGCTGCTTTATGCTGCCTGCATCCTCCAG GTGGAACTGGTGGCGAGAGCCTGCTGTGAGTACATGAAGGCCCACTTTCATCCGACCAACTGCCTGGCAGTTCGTACCTTCGCCGAGAGCCACAACCGCGTGGACCTGATGGACATGGCCGACCGCTATGCCTGCGAACACTTCACTGAGGTAGTGGAATGTGAGGACTTTACATGCGTGTCCCCGCAGCACTTGCGCACTTTATTGTCCTCGAGTGAGCTCAACATCCACTCAGAGACACAGGTGTACAATGCAGCAGTGAAATGGCTAAAAGCAAACCCACAGCACCACGAGGCCTGGCTGGACCAGATCATGTCTCAG GTGCGCCTCCCTCTTCTCCCTGTCGAGTTCCTGACTGGAACAGTGGCCAAGGAGGAAATGATCAAAGGTAACCTGAGTTGTCGCGACCTGATGGATGAAGCCAGGAACTACCACCTGCACCTCAGCAACAAGGTGGTGCTGGACTTTGAGTATACAGTCCGCACAATACCCCggaaacacacagcag GTGTTTTGTTCTGTGTGGGCGGCCGGGGGGGTTCTGGTGACCCATTTCGCAGCATCGAGTGCTACTCCATCACTAAGAACAGCTGGTTCTTTGGCCCTGAAATGAACAGCAGACGAAGACACGTGGGGGTAATATCTGTAGGAG GTAAGGTTTATGCTGTTGGGGGCCATGATGGTAACGAACATTTAGGCAACATGGAGATGTTTGACCCCCTCACCAACAAGTGGATGATGAAGGCCTCCATGAACACAAAGAG GAGGGGTATAGCCCTGGCAGCTCTCGGCGGTCCTATCTATGCCATCGGAGGTCTGGATGACAACTCTTGCTTCAACGACGTGGAACGCTACGATATCGAAAGTGACAGCTGGAGCGCTGTGGCTCCGATGAACACACCCAGAGGAGGAGTGGGATCTGTGGCACTGGGG AGTTACGTGTATGCTGTGGGAGGCAATGATGGCGTGGCGTCACTGTCCAGTGTGGAGCGGTTTAACCCGCACCTCAACAAGTGGACGGAGGTCAGCGAGATGGGCCAACGACGGGCTGGAAATGGAGTCAGCAAACTCAATGGCTGCCTCTACGTCGTGG GTGGCTTTGATGACAATTCGCCCCTGAGCTCTGTAGAGCGCTTCGACCCACGAATGCATCGCTGGGAGTACGTGTCAGAGCTCACCACTCCTCGCGGGGGCGTCGGGGTGGCAACTGTGATGGGACGAGTGTACGCAGTCGGGGGTCACAATGGGAACATCTACCTGAACACAGTGGAGGCTTTTGAGCCCCGAATGAACAG ATGGGAGCTGGTGGGTTCGGTGTCTCACTGCCGTGCCGGAGCCGGAGTGGCCGTCTGTTCGTCTCATGTCAGCCAGATCAGGGACGTTGGCCAGGGCTCCAGCAACGTGGCCAACTGCATGTGA